A single window of Aquarana catesbeiana isolate 2022-GZ linkage group LG10, ASM4218655v1, whole genome shotgun sequence DNA harbors:
- the LOC141110291 gene encoding FXYD domain-containing ion transport regulator 3-like isoform X2: MQDFFVTFFLMLATAPCLRASDGFDNSQFEYDYESLKMVGLIIAGILCAMGIIILLSGKCRCKFNKKSEQRHRAQEQQLITPGSASRC, from the exons ATGCAGGACTTCTTCGTCACCTTTTTTCTGATGCTGGCAA CTGCTCCCTGTCTCCGTGCATCAGATGGCTTTG ATAACAGTCAGTTTGAGTACG attatgaGTCTCTGAAGATGGTGGGGCTGATCATTGCGGGTATCCTCTGTGCGATGGGAATTATTATACTGCTGA gtggGAAATGCAGATGCAAATTTAACAAGAAGAGCGA GCAGAGGCACCGAGCCCAGGAACAGCAGCTCATCACTCCAG
- the LOC141110291 gene encoding FXYD domain-containing ion transport regulator 3-like isoform X1: MSLLHVCSAFCRGLKTADLKMQDFFVTFFLMLATAPCLRASDGFDNSQFEYDYESLKMVGLIIAGILCAMGIIILLSGKCRCKFNKKSEQRHRAQEQQLITPGSASRC, translated from the exons ATGTCTCTCCTGCATGTATGTTCAGCTTTCTGCCGAGG GTTGAAAACGGCTGATCTCAAGATGCAGGACTTCTTCGTCACCTTTTTTCTGATGCTGGCAA CTGCTCCCTGTCTCCGTGCATCAGATGGCTTTG ATAACAGTCAGTTTGAGTACG attatgaGTCTCTGAAGATGGTGGGGCTGATCATTGCGGGTATCCTCTGTGCGATGGGAATTATTATACTGCTGA gtggGAAATGCAGATGCAAATTTAACAAGAAGAGCGA GCAGAGGCACCGAGCCCAGGAACAGCAGCTCATCACTCCAG